The DNA sequence ctggccaagtcactgtccatgtaactgacaaagtaactggccaagtcactgtccatgtaaatgcggaagtcactggccatgtgaagtcactggccaagtcactgtccatgtaactgacaaagtaactggccaagtaaagtCGCTGGCTAAGTCATTGTCCATGTAAATGaggaagtcactggccaatgaGTTGGGCAagtgaagtcactggccaagtcattggCAATGTGATTGTTAAATAACCAACATCACAAACTATGTTACTTACACTTCATTCTTTGCAGAGTATACTTGTGGGAAGGAAGACGGTATGGAGCACAGATTTCAAGACAGAATTTAAAAGACATAATCATGGATGAACCGATAGCAAGCAATTGCATCGAATGTTATGGAATTCTCTTGACTGATCAGTTGTTGGAGAAAGAATCACAAGGCTTGGATGTCCCAACTTTTATGAATCCCTTATGTTGGGTAAGTAGTGGAACGATTATCAATCTAAAATCAAAGCAAATAATTCTTAATTGATAATAActagtcttctttttttcttacaaACAGCATTCTGCAGAAAATTTGACGGTGTATTATGTACATCTGCACCTCTGCGAACCACTGTTCGAAAATCTGCAAGATCCAACTATATATTCTTCCCAATCTCACATGAATCAAGATTTCATCATACACTGCTCATTTTTGACAAGGAATTAAAGAAATGGTTCCACTCTGATtcaaaaagaccaaaaaaatcatcaactAGAAAATGCTTTCAAAATGTCCAAAAAATGGTATGAAACACTTTCGTCATACTAAtttcatatatttaatttaagcAGAAAgcatattattgattatgtcgCGATGTTGGAAATGCAGGTTGAAATGGTAAAGCTTTCGATGACTGCAGTAAAAGAACAAGCAGATGACATGGTAGAACAAGGTTGCAGgatgaaatttgatgaaaagaacAGTTCAGAAGAACAACTGAAAATGATAGAAGTTCCATTGActgaaacagagagagaaagcatAAAGTGGATCAAGGATAACTACAAACGAAAAATGGCAGTGACAGAACTCAAAGACAACCCTCAGCAAGGAGAAGATTCGTAATTACACAGCTCTTTAAAAATGTCAATATAATCATTATAAAGTTCAAAATCATTTACTTTAATTTTTATATGATGAACAGATTGGATTGCGGACTTTTTGTAATGTACACAATGGAGAAAATTTCGAAAAAAGGAACAGTTCCAAAGAAGCTCACAAAGgatgatattttgaaatttagagCTCATGTGGTAAAGTCATTTGCAGAAAGTAGGCACAGCTGGAACTCACAACATAATGAAGTGTAGAAATTTGTTTAGGGAATAGGATAGGTTATATAGGTTATATAGGAAATGACTATATAGGTTATATAGTCATttccaaatattaaaaaatttcctttttttaatattttcttgcAAATATTGCTTCAgtatataaaattttgtttgatatgATCTTCTGAAACGAATTCATGTACTTAGGTACCTTTTAAAGTAAGTAAATGGCTAAGTTACAGAGAAACTGAATGTCACTGGAAATGGCGACCTGAATGTCGCTGTCCGTCTCAAGTAACTGGCAAAGTCACTGACAACGTAACTGCCCAAGTAACTAGCCAAGACACTGAACAAGTCACCAGCCATGATTTGGCAAAATAATTGTAAAAGGTAATGTCATGAGCCAATACATAAAGCAAGTAACTGTAAAAAAATTCATGTCCTTATGTACCCTataaagtaactggccaagtcactggcaAAGTAACTAACAAAGTTACTCACTAGCAAAAGACAAGACATTACCAAActgatctttttatttttaattgcagcgtgccgctgcaccgcGACTGCAGCGTTCCACTGCACAACAACAAActgtaaaaaaattcatatcCTTACATGCATTATAAAGTAACTGcccaagtcactggccaagtaacttaAAAAATAATGTCATGAGCCAATAAATAGAACAAGTAACTGTAAAAATTGAAGTCACTGCTTATGTCACTGTTTATGTTTGAAATTACCTATCCAACCCTTCAACTACAAGAAAACTGCCACTGGCAGTTATCTAACCCGAGGGCGACTATATCTCTTGGTTCATTTTACAATATCTTTtcacaatttcaaaattcaGAGAAATTGCTCAAAGATTTTCTCTCCGGCTAAAACAGCAGACAACGACTGATTTCCTCCACCGTCAACCGTGGGTAAGCAAGAGTGATTCACCGACTAAGCCCCAAATTCTACAGTTCTACAAATTTACCGAAAATATTTGAAAATCTGTGCTCGTCAGACAGCCGCCGGTAACTTCCTCCTActttcatataatttcgattTGAATAGAATGCGTTTTGTTTGAATTAGAAAAGATATTTCAATTACATGTGGAGTCTCATCAGAAAATGAATTTGAATGCGAGATTTGTTTGACTTACATGTGGAATCTGATGAGAAAATGGTGAGATTTGTTTGACTTACATGTGGAATCTGATGAGAAAATGATGATTTCCGTTTCAATTACATGTGGGAtttgatgagaaaatgaatttccaagTTAGTTTTGTTTGAATTACATGTGGGATGATGCCATAAAATTTCAGCATTTTGTCATCGTTCAATGTCTTTGTCACTACCCATGTCGCTGCACTGGTCACTGGCTATGATAATGTAACTGTTTATGTCACTATCATAAACATGTGCATAAATATGTCACTGGTTATGTAACTATCAAAATAACTATTGAATTCtaattttcttatttgtttaCAGGATTTTTTAAAAAAGTTCGAGGAATGGGccaactaaaaagaaaacaaagtgagGAATCCGAAGAAGAACAATCTGAAGAACAAAGTTCAGAAGAAACAATTGCGGAAAAGTTAAAACTGATAAAACGGAATAAAGTAAATGAGAGAAAAAAGCGAAAGCAGaaaattgaagatgaagaagaatcaaGTGAAGATGAGGAAGAAACAACTAAAGTTGAAGAAGAATCTAATGAAGAACAAGTCCGGggtaagaagatgaagaaggataaaaagaagaaaagaagaaacagggaagaaactgaagatgaagaagaagaatctgatggagaagaagttcgtgccaagaagaagaagaaaatggataaaaggaagacaaaaaaagagagtacaaagaagaaggaagaaactgACGAGTAAGAAGATACAAAGGATGATGTAGAGGAAAAAGTCCcagggaaaaggaaaagatatgTAAAAGAGGGTTATGTGCAGTATCGCTGCACAATGATTGCTTTTCTGAAAACAATtgcacaaaacaaaaataacctgACTGAAGGGACTTTAGAGCTGCTGCAGAAAACTCCATTTGCAACGCTGATAGATGCATTCCATGGAGGTTCAATTAAAGAAAAGGATGCAAAGAAATCAGATGATTTAATCACACTTCTGCTACAAGCATACGACAGCGACACAGACCTTTTTGTGTTTGAAAACAGGAAATTCAGAATGTCAACAAGTGATATATCTATGATTTTAGGAGTGCCGGGATCCGGGTTATCAGTACCAAAGACCAAAGAAAGGGCATACAAATCTGAGTTCGTGACTAAATACTTTGACAAAAAGCAGAGGATCAACAAGGCGGCTGCAGAGGAAGCTTTGAAGAAGGCATTGGCAGAAACTCCAGAAACAGGGGAAGAAAAAACGAAACGGGACAGAAATGTTGCCGTATTAATACTCTTGAACCTTTTCATCAAACTCCTGTTCCCAAACTTTGGAGGAACAATATCTTGGGACTATATAAGGGTCTGTGAAGAGGTGGAAAGTCTGGGAAAATATAGTTGGGCAAAGGAAGTTGGCGACTTCcttaaaaaatcaattaaacgAAAGGGAAAAGAATCCCAAAACATGGCAAGTTGCGTGATATTGGTGATGGTAAATTCCCGTACCTTGTTAAAAATTTGTTTATGCATCATTTTGCTGTCCCATAATTAACTACGTATGCTGTTGTTAGTACAAAAACTAGGTCAGTGTCATGTCATTGGTCAGGTCACTGGACAAGTAACTTGCCAGGTCACTGTTAATGTTACTGTCAAGTTTATGTCACTGACAATGTCACTGTTTATGTATTTGCATAAGTCATTGCTTATGTTTGTGATATTCATATTGCTAAGCAGCTGTTTGAAAAATAACTAactagttttctatttttattttttattttccaaacaatACTGGTTTTGCCACAAGACGGGAGTAGTGCCGCCAATCTCTGGAAGAGAAACCGAAAAACACGGAATAAGAAAGTGGCAATTAAAGACCCTGATAGAAAAAAAGGGGATTTCAACACCATGGGGAAGTTGAAGGTATGTTAATTTGATGTAGATAAACTAGGTCACTGGTCTTGTTAATGTTGTAGGGTTCCAACTGCTCAGGTCACTGAGCAAGTCATTGACTATGTCACTGCTCATGTTATTGTTATATTTTCATGTCACAGTGCATTTAACTTTCCATGTCTATGATTGtgttgttgttttatttctGTCACTGTTTATGTCACTGACaacttttgtaattttgtttcaGAAAATCTTTGATAAAGTTAAAGAAGATGCAGAGGAAGAAGATTCTGAGCCTAATACAGACacagaaagtaaagaaaaaaagaatgatgGGCAAGAAGAAAATGTTGAAACTAGAACCAGTGGAAACATGGTGAAGGAGACTGCATCGAATgataaacagaagaaagaattaGACACAAATCttcagaaaaaggaagaagagctaaGAGAGGTGGAAATAAGGAAAAAGGGCTTGGAAGAAAAAATAAGGAAATTGGAGAAAGAACTGgaaacaagagaaaagaaaggtgACAACATTAACAATGAGAAGATGGAGACAGAGATAGGAAAGACCAATGAAGAGAAGAATGAATTACAGACAAAGCTCGAGGGAAAGGAAGAAGAGCTAAGTGctttgaaaaaagaagttgaggagaaagaaaaggaaattggcAGAATAAACGAAGAGAAGGAGGATATGTTATTGGAAAATGAGGTGTtgcaaattgagaaagcctCACTGATTAAAAGAGTGAAGCGATTGGAGGGCATAGTAATGGCACTAACTGAGAAGTATGAGTCGCCAATAGCACGTCCAGGTGATGACAACGACTCAACTCCTTCTCCCCCACCACCTAGTTTCCATCCACCAAAATCAAAGGCCCCTCAGGACAAGCCAACTGACAGCAAGCACTCCAAATACACAAAATCTCAAAGTGGAATTCAGGGAACTCAATCACAACCTACCGACTCCACAGCAAGCGCATCTGCGGAACCTCACTCTACCGACCGAGGACATCAGTCACCACTTGAATGCCTTGCCCAAGTAGCTGCACAAGTTCATTCACTAGCCTCTCCTGATGTTAAATTGAGAATGAAGGAAGATGCTTGCACACCGAATATTGCTTGGGTTAAAGCATTGTTTGTGTTTCCACCTCCGGGGCGTTACAAACTCCACCTCCAAGAAAACTCCATTTGGAAGATATGGAAGCAGAGCCACACAAGTATCAGATCATTGTATCACCAGAAGTTCAGCCTGTTTTTGACATTGAACCAATCAATTGCTGTCCTCATACGGAACAAATGACAAGAGCTGAGTTCACCAAGCCAATTTTAGATGACATAtcatgacaggacccgacccaggaatcgccccacttacctggatacgagcctgcggggcccactttaagtgaaatcctactgaaaattcggcagaacctcccctaaaaatgggctacccataatttcacaaacctggacatgatttcaactataacttctactcaacctactatatcgaatttacaatccaagcacatatattacatccggaaagttcaaatccccacataatcctccgtaagcaacaacaaaccaaacaacaacattcatcaaacttaaaagaaaaggtttatcagagcaatactaaactaagccgatatcatacaaggtaggttaagtaataacctacggacaaaaacggaagcgctgatttccaaagtccttgagcctggacgcaatctctgctaatctgaaatctgggcatttgaaaacgaagggcccaggggaaaacatataaaatccattagagtgagtggacaaaaccgaaactagaatcaaaacaatttatggtatgcttccccatttctctttttaacaaaaccatcatgcagctgaaccctatgaagttccaactcaatcctttttccatgaaactcatttgatggctaggaaggactgcttcctaggcatctcatgccatcggggagggactgccacccgatgacgcatcggaagggactgccaaccggagtaggaggcggtgattagttgggactgccaactagccacatgtagtagacgggactgccgactaactacctcaagtcatctggaagggactgccaaccagatgacgcatcggatgggactgccaaccgagctgtagtctggaagggactgccaaccagactattacctagaagggtctgccaactaggtaagatacgcatgcgccaaactggcctccttgtcaactgtttcctttttaatccttttctttcgataaaatcacatttcaaaacttaataccatgctgcatgcattatttaaataaaaataaaggtccactcacaagtgaatcccgcagctaaccctgctgcctgcctgtgtcctcctcgctcgagggctcagtacgtcctgtcacaattgcatggatataattaaccataataaggaaatactctcaaaaacaactcatttccctcggaataagcatccgttattcacaaattgttataaaactcccacactttaatttgggattaattctataattccttaaaatctcaatgccctctaactcaaactactcaaccgatttttaattcgattctcaatcgatcaaggacttcacttaatttaaatcttcacaagaacctttcgataactaaatcaatttaatctcacctccttcatcacaaattaccaccaatcgataatataaatccttccaaaaatttccacaatcattcttaatttttccctttttctaatTCACGATTCCAACTCCACCTTCTCAAATTCACTCTACTACCTAACAAATAATTCACAATAGTCCTTTAACAAGAGAATTCACCCAACACTACCAACATGACAAATCCAACAACCATGTTCAACAATCCAAAACCAACAAAACCTCAATAtccaacaatttcaaatttaacacaaacttaaagattaaattcaattccaatcaaccc is a window from the Rosa chinensis cultivar Old Blush chromosome 2, RchiOBHm-V2, whole genome shotgun sequence genome containing:
- the LOC112184007 gene encoding calponin homology domain-containing protein DDB_G0272472-like, with the protein product MGLYSYIMRLKNRRRTQKKDNIYWWGDVKAKQHKNAKEIEERFKDAEKREKEKEMKASLPDAERKKLEQMVAQQKLDDLPEDVLEAIREMDAAENAQINKEPEEKQLPAEVVDWEESKVYNFMDQDTKRRVQKYWQNAPSGVYLWEGRRYGAQISRQNLKDIIMDEPIASNCIECYGILLTDQLLEKESQGLDVPTFMNPLCWVEMVKLSMTAVKEQADDMVEQGCRMKFDEKNSSEEQLKMIEVPLTETERESIKWIKDNYKRKMAVTELKDNPQQGEDSLDCGLFVMYTMEKISKKGTVPKKLTKDDILKFRAHVVKSFAERFFKKVRGMGQLKRKQSEESEEEQSEEQSSEETIAEKLKLIKRNKVNERKKRKQKIEDEEESSEDEEETTKVEEESNEEQVRGVPGSGLSVPKTKERAYKSEFVTKYFDKKQRINKAAAEEALKKALAETPETGEEKTKRDRNVAVTGQVTCQVTVNVTVKFMSLTMSLFMVPTAQVTEQVIDYVTAHKIFDKVKEDAEEEDSEPNTDTESKEKKNDGQEENVETRTSGNMVKETASNDKQKKELDTNLQKKEEELREVEIRKKGLEEKIRKLEKELETREKKGDNINNEKMETEIGKTNEEKNELQTKLEGKEEELSALKKEVEEKEKEIGRINEEKEDMLLENEVLQIEKASLIKRVKRLEGIVMALTEKYESPIARPGDDNDSTPSPPPPSFHPPKSKAPQDKPTDSKHSKYTKSQSGIQGTQSQPTDSTASASAEPHSTDRGHQSPLECLAQVAAQVHSLASPDVKLRMKEDACTPNIAWVKALFVFPPPGRYKLHLQENSIWKIWKQSHTSIRSLYHQKFSLFLTLNQSIAVLIRNK